From one Novosphingobium sp. genomic stretch:
- a CDS encoding PLP-dependent cysteine synthase family protein, whose product MTQAALSERRAWNAQAIRRIEADITRTSDTHLINHAIEGTSQIPGGGITLYFKDESSHPTGSLKHRLARSLFLYALCNDWIGPDTTVIEASSGSTAVSEAYFARLLGLRFIAVVPKTVAAAKIALIRFHGGEIHYVDSPGEVYEASARLAAETGGHYMDQFTYAERATDWRGNNNIAESIFQQMAREEHPIPAWVVCGAGTGGTSATIGRYLRYRRVDTQLCVADPEASIFHRHYADRSITSLGACKSSIIEGIGRPRHEPSFIPDVIDRMDAISDARSIAAMRVISARLGRPVGGSTGTNIWACARLISDMAARGQSGSVVTILCDGGERYTDTCCCDDWLAERGIDWQPHAKALESFFATGVLIED is encoded by the coding sequence ATGACGCAAGCAGCCCTGAGCGAGAGGCGCGCCTGGAACGCCCAGGCCATCCGCCGCATCGAAGCCGACATCACGCGCACCAGCGACACGCATCTCATCAACCATGCGATCGAGGGTACAAGCCAGATTCCAGGCGGGGGCATCACGCTCTATTTCAAGGATGAGAGCAGCCACCCCACGGGCAGCCTGAAGCATCGCCTCGCCCGCTCGCTGTTCCTTTATGCCCTGTGCAACGACTGGATCGGGCCCGACACCACGGTGATCGAGGCCTCTTCGGGCTCCACCGCCGTGTCGGAGGCCTATTTCGCCCGTCTGCTGGGGCTGCGCTTTATCGCCGTGGTGCCCAAGACCGTGGCGGCGGCCAAGATCGCGCTGATCCGCTTCCATGGCGGCGAGATCCATTATGTCGACAGCCCCGGCGAGGTCTACGAGGCAAGCGCGCGTCTGGCGGCCGAAACCGGCGGCCATTACATGGACCAGTTCACCTATGCCGAGCGGGCCACCGACTGGCGCGGCAACAACAACATCGCCGAATCGATCTTCCAGCAGATGGCGCGCGAAGAGCATCCCATCCCCGCCTGGGTGGTCTGCGGCGCGGGCACGGGCGGCACATCGGCCACCATCGGGCGCTATCTGCGCTATCGCCGGGTCGACACGCAGCTTTGCGTGGCCGATCCGGAGGCCTCGATCTTCCACCGGCACTATGCCGATCGCTCGATCACCTCGCTGGGCGCCTGCAAGTCGAGCATCATCGAGGGGATCGGGCGCCCCCGCCACGAACCCTCCTTCATCCCCGATGTGATCGACCGGATGGACGCCATTTCCGACGCGCGCTCGATCGCGGCGATGCGGGTGATCTCGGCGCGGCTGGGGCGGCCTGTCGGCGGCTCGACGGGCACCAACATCTGGGCCTGCGCGCGGCTGATCTCCGACATGGCGGCGCGCGGGCAAAGCGGCTCGGTCGTCACCATCCTGTGCGATGGCGGCGAGCGCTACACCGACACCTGCTGCTGCGATGACTGGCTGGCCGAGCGCGGCATCGACTGGCAGCCCCATGCCAAGGCACTGGAATCCTTCTTCGCCACCGGCGTGCTGATCGAGGATTGA
- a CDS encoding TadE/TadG family type IV pilus assembly protein has protein sequence MMGITRRLWRDRQAAAAIEFAFMLPLVMYLGGAGIEFANYGLSQMRVSQVAMTLADNASRVGLASTLATTQIRETDINDIFSGVRLQSSGIKLSTYGRVTLSSLEYVPQTYDVVPVQRIHWQRCLGKRSGTGYDSSYGTTTTTAGTTATLANAGTVSAGMGDSSPQVSAPLGYGVMFVEINYDYQALFGTLYVKPMLIHYVASYVVRDTRDYSMIYNPAPTVTASTCNLYTV, from the coding sequence ATGATGGGCATCACGCGGCGCCTGTGGCGCGACCGCCAAGCCGCCGCCGCCATCGAATTTGCCTTCATGCTGCCGCTGGTGATGTATCTGGGCGGGGCGGGCATCGAATTTGCCAATTATGGCCTTTCGCAGATGCGTGTCAGCCAGGTCGCCATGACTCTGGCCGACAATGCCAGCCGCGTGGGCCTGGCCAGCACGCTGGCCACCACCCAAATCCGCGAGACCGACATCAACGACATCTTTTCCGGCGTGCGCCTGCAAAGTTCGGGGATCAAGCTGTCCACCTATGGCCGCGTCACCCTGTCCAGTCTGGAATATGTGCCACAGACCTATGATGTGGTGCCGGTTCAGCGCATCCACTGGCAGCGTTGCCTCGGCAAGCGCAGCGGCACCGGTTACGACAGCTCCTACGGCACCACCACGACCACGGCGGGCACCACGGCCACGCTGGCCAATGCGGGGACAGTCTCGGCAGGCATGGGCGATTCCTCACCTCAGGTGAGCGCGCCGCTGGGCTATGGCGTGATGTTCGTGGAGATCAATTACGATTATCAGGCGCTGTTCGGCACACTGTATGTCAAGCCGATGCTCATCCATTATGTCGCCTCTTATGTGGTGCGCGACACCCGCGATTATTCGATGATCTACAACCCCGCCCCCACCGTCACCGCCTCGACCTGCAATCTTTACACCGTTTGA
- the amyA gene encoding alpha-amylase, protein MTARTLIQFFHWYYPEGGHLWGEAADKASALAKMGITDVWLPPAYKGASGGASVGYDTYDLFDLGEFDQKGSVPTKYGDRAALEKATKALRDAGLRVIHDVVLNHKMGADEKERVQVHRVNPEDRTQIEEEAFEADAYTKFTFPGRAGQHSQFVWDVKCFAGVDCIENPDEQGVFRLVNEYGDGEWNEEVDDELGNFDYLMGADVEFRNRAVYEELKYWGRWLAGQLPTDGFRLDAAKHIPAWFFRDWVGHMRDTVDSELFVVAEYWKPDMEALRQYLDLVDKQLMLFDVALLHHFHEASRVGGITICARSSMVRWLPRSPTMR, encoded by the coding sequence ATGACGGCACGCACCCTGATCCAGTTCTTCCATTGGTACTATCCCGAGGGCGGCCATCTGTGGGGTGAGGCTGCCGACAAGGCTTCCGCGCTGGCCAAGATGGGGATCACCGATGTGTGGTTGCCCCCGGCCTATAAGGGAGCGTCGGGCGGGGCGTCGGTGGGCTATGACACCTATGACCTCTTCGATCTGGGCGAGTTCGACCAGAAGGGCTCCGTCCCCACCAAATATGGCGACCGCGCCGCGCTGGAAAAGGCCACCAAAGCCCTGCGCGATGCCGGTCTGCGGGTGATCCACGATGTGGTGCTCAACCACAAGATGGGCGCCGACGAGAAGGAGCGCGTGCAGGTCCACCGCGTCAATCCCGAGGATCGCACCCAGATCGAGGAGGAGGCCTTCGAGGCCGATGCCTACACCAAATTCACCTTCCCAGGCCGGGCGGGGCAGCATTCGCAATTCGTTTGGGATGTGAAATGCTTTGCCGGGGTGGACTGCATCGAGAACCCCGACGAGCAGGGCGTGTTCCGGCTGGTCAACGAATATGGCGACGGCGAATGGAACGAGGAAGTCGACGACGAACTCGGCAATTTCGACTATCTGATGGGCGCCGATGTCGAGTTCCGCAACCGCGCGGTCTATGAGGAGCTGAAATATTGGGGCCGCTGGCTGGCCGGGCAGCTTCCCACCGACGGTTTCCGCCTCGATGCGGCCAAACATATTCCCGCCTGGTTCTTCCGCGACTGGGTCGGCCATATGCGCGACACCGTCGACAGCGAGCTTTTCGTGGTCGCCGAATATTGGAAGCCCGATATGGAGGCGCTGCGCCAGTATCTCGATCTGGTCGACAAGCAGTTGATGCTTTTCGATGTGGCGCTGCTTCACCATTTCCATGAGGCTTCACGCGTCGGGGGGATTACGATCTGCGCACGATCTTCGATGGTACGCTGGTTGCCGAGGAGCCCGACCATGCGGTGA
- a CDS encoding glycosidase has translation MADHPFDQLLLVPDDIDLTRSPLAGHLGAETYVLGAFNPGLTRLPNGNLLMMVRVAEALREPIHDGHVHAIRWDEGRYVLDAWPLEHADTADPRKFMLLGGGWKIMALTSLSWLLPVELSPDGTRRVAIHYDKAIAPQNSLQCYGVEDARISKVGERWLMTTCSVSPERHSTTLYTSGNGLDWVFADIVLDHQNKDMLIFEGLIGGQYWAQTRPLGDLYFAYPPGSEWRAGPSINLATSPDALHWKPHRQPGIRPHAGTVATARMGGGAPPILTDEGWLTLWHGVEPKEIVGIYRTYWSLLDRDDPGVVLRSGEGPLLEADPELLRPIEHQIYLRDVVFTTGIVDQGDRFVVASGEGDLACRITHVLKADLRLEP, from the coding sequence ATGGCTGACCATCCCTTCGACCAACTGCTGCTGGTGCCCGATGACATCGACCTGACGCGCTCGCCGCTGGCCGGGCATCTGGGGGCGGAAACCTATGTGCTGGGCGCCTTCAATCCGGGGCTGACGCGGCTGCCCAATGGCAATCTGCTGATGATGGTGCGCGTGGCCGAGGCGCTGCGCGAGCCGATCCATGACGGCCATGTCCATGCCATCCGCTGGGATGAGGGGCGTTATGTGCTGGACGCCTGGCCGCTGGAGCATGCCGACACCGCCGATCCGCGCAAATTCATGCTGCTGGGCGGCGGCTGGAAGATCATGGCGCTGACCTCGCTGTCATGGCTGTTGCCGGTGGAGCTGAGCCCTGATGGCACGCGGCGCGTCGCGATCCATTATGACAAGGCCATCGCGCCGCAAAACAGCCTGCAATGCTATGGCGTGGAGGATGCGCGGATCAGCAAGGTGGGGGAGCGCTGGCTGATGACCACCTGCTCGGTCAGTCCCGAGCGGCATTCGACGACGCTTTATACCTCAGGCAACGGGCTGGACTGGGTCTTCGCCGATATCGTGCTGGACCATCAGAACAAGGATATGCTGATCTTTGAAGGGCTGATCGGTGGGCAGTACTGGGCTCAGACGCGACCCTTGGGGGATCTCTATTTCGCCTATCCGCCGGGCAGTGAGTGGCGGGCGGGTCCCTCGATCAATCTCGCGACCTCGCCTGATGCGTTGCACTGGAAGCCGCATCGGCAGCCCGGCATTCGCCCTCACGCGGGTACGGTGGCCACCGCGCGCATGGGGGGCGGGGCGCCGCCGATCCTCACCGATGAGGGGTGGCTCACCTTGTGGCATGGCGTCGAGCCCAAGGAGATCGTGGGCATCTATCGCACCTATTGGTCGCTGCTGGACAGGGATGACCCCGGCGTGGTGCTGCGCAGCGGCGAGGGGCCTCTGCTGGAGGCCGACCCCGAGCTTCTGCGGCCCATCGAGCATCAGATCTATCTGCGCGATGTGGTGTTCACCACGGGGATCGTCGATCAGGGGGATCGCTTTGTGGTGGCCTCGGGCGAAGGCGATCTGGCGTGCCGGATCACCCATGTGCTCAAGGCGGATCTTCGCCTAGAGCCGTGA
- the purC gene encoding phosphoribosylaminoimidazolesuccinocarboxamide synthase yields MSRRRQIYEGKAKILYEGPEPGTIIQYFKDDATAFNAQKKGTINGKGVINNRISEYVFTRLNHIGIPTHFIKRLNMREQLVRQVEIIPIEVVVRNVAAGSISKRLGIPEGEPLPHTLIEYYYKDDALGDPMVAEEHIAAFGWASNEEMHDISSMAIRVNDFMSGMFAAINIRLIDFKLEFGRIWDGDYSRVILADEISPDGCRLWDMTTGEKLDKDRFRRDLGGEEEAYQEVARRLGLLENENNGPSEVFDLSVHRKLRGK; encoded by the coding sequence ATGTCCCGTCGCCGCCAAATCTACGAAGGCAAGGCCAAGATCCTTTACGAGGGCCCCGAGCCGGGCACGATCATCCAGTATTTCAAGGATGACGCCACCGCCTTCAACGCACAGAAGAAGGGCACGATCAACGGCAAGGGCGTGATCAACAACCGCATCAGCGAGTATGTGTTCACCCGCCTGAACCACATCGGCATCCCGACTCATTTCATCAAGCGCCTCAACATGCGCGAGCAGCTTGTGCGCCAGGTCGAGATCATCCCCATCGAGGTGGTGGTCCGCAATGTCGCCGCCGGCTCGATCAGCAAGCGCCTGGGCATCCCCGAGGGTGAGCCCCTGCCCCACACGCTGATCGAATATTACTACAAGGACGATGCGCTGGGCGATCCGATGGTCGCCGAAGAGCATATCGCCGCTTTCGGCTGGGCCTCGAACGAGGAGATGCATGACATCTCGTCGATGGCCATCCGCGTGAACGACTTCATGTCGGGCATGTTCGCCGCGATCAACATCCGCCTGATCGACTTCAAGCTGGAATTCGGCCGCATCTGGGATGGCGACTACAGCCGCGTGATCCTGGCCGACGAGATCAGCCCCGACGGCTGCCGCCTGTGGGACATGACCACTGGCGAGAAGCTCGACAAGGACCGTTTCCGCCGCGATCTGGGCGGCGAGGAAGAGGCCTATCAGGAGGTCGCGCGTCGCCTCGGCCTGCTGGAGAACGAGAACAACGGCCCGTCCGAAGTGTTCGACCTCTCGGTCCACCGCAAGCTGCGGGGCAAATAA
- a CDS encoding Tad domain-containing protein codes for MIMMAGMMFVLACFVGCAIDAARFYVVNSRLQQACDAGALAGRRAMTDTTLNGILDAVATAQAQSFFKNNFSSGWFGTTGVTFTPSKTSDGQLSASAQVTVPTVIMRILGINSVSLTATCAARLDVPDTDVIFVLDTTGSMACLPGDDDNTCNNYAGSAGKVSYLRPLDGSASGNNSMAGYPGSTAYYVPEKSGSRISALRTAVLSFYDTLTAASSAQTHIRYGFVTYTSTVNAGRAVMDISPKYIVGGLGSPNTNWTYNARSISLSLLGIPLAYTYQPVSENLSVYATGLPTPDPTKIGVNSGWAGCLEERYTTPGVTSFNINALPYDLDPDLVPTSDIRTQWKPMWPDVFYLRNSSTSNWPYVSASYYNNPSTGTTSTLLDFADPNPNILNPSLVTSGYVTCGKPVSRLSTMTRAQVSAYVNAPDFKPIGGTYHDTGMIWGTRLISPTGIFANDTAPWPGRTAPNRVIVFLTDGAMAPDLRIYGMYGNEYYDRRVSGGDFSNLTNYHIQRFLAECSAAKARNINIWTVSIATTAPAPLVSCATSNSQALATTSGTGLSAAFTNIAKQVSSLRISQ; via the coding sequence ATGATCATGATGGCCGGCATGATGTTCGTGCTGGCCTGCTTCGTGGGCTGCGCAATCGATGCGGCGCGCTTCTATGTGGTGAACTCCCGCCTGCAGCAGGCCTGCGACGCGGGCGCGCTGGCCGGGCGCCGGGCGATGACGGACACGACGCTCAACGGCATTCTGGACGCCGTCGCCACCGCCCAGGCGCAGAGCTTTTTCAAGAACAATTTCAGCAGCGGCTGGTTCGGCACCACCGGCGTGACCTTCACCCCGTCGAAAACATCGGACGGGCAGTTGTCCGCCTCGGCGCAGGTGACGGTGCCCACCGTCATCATGCGGATTCTGGGGATCAACTCGGTCTCGCTGACGGCCACCTGCGCCGCGCGGCTCGATGTGCCCGATACCGATGTGATCTTCGTGCTGGACACCACCGGATCGATGGCCTGCCTGCCCGGCGACGATGACAACACCTGCAACAATTACGCGGGCAGCGCCGGCAAAGTGTCCTATCTGCGCCCGCTCGACGGCTCTGCCAGCGGCAACAACAGCATGGCGGGCTATCCGGGATCGACAGCCTATTATGTCCCTGAAAAATCGGGATCGCGCATATCGGCGCTGCGCACGGCGGTGCTCAGCTTCTACGACACGCTCACCGCCGCCTCCAGCGCGCAGACCCATATCCGCTACGGCTTCGTCACCTATACATCGACGGTGAATGCCGGGCGGGCAGTGATGGATATCTCGCCCAAATACATCGTGGGCGGGCTCGGCAGCCCCAACACGAACTGGACCTACAACGCGCGCAGCATCTCGCTCAGCCTGTTGGGCATTCCATTGGCCTATACCTATCAGCCAGTGTCGGAAAATCTGAGCGTCTACGCCACCGGCCTGCCCACGCCCGATCCGACCAAGATCGGCGTCAACAGCGGCTGGGCGGGCTGTCTGGAGGAACGCTATACCACGCCGGGCGTCACCAGCTTCAACATCAACGCCCTGCCTTACGATCTCGACCCCGATCTGGTCCCCACCAGCGACATCAGGACGCAGTGGAAACCGATGTGGCCCGATGTCTTTTACCTGCGCAATTCCTCGACCAGCAACTGGCCGTATGTCTCTGCTTCCTATTACAACAACCCTTCCACGGGAACGACCTCGACCCTGCTGGATTTCGCCGACCCCAACCCCAACATCCTCAACCCCAGCCTTGTCACATCGGGCTACGTCACCTGCGGCAAGCCGGTCTCCCGCCTGTCGACGATGACGCGGGCCCAGGTCTCGGCCTATGTCAACGCGCCCGATTTCAAGCCCATCGGCGGCACCTATCACGATACGGGGATGATCTGGGGCACGCGGCTGATTTCACCCACCGGCATCTTCGCCAATGACACCGCCCCCTGGCCGGGACGCACCGCCCCCAACCGGGTGATCGTTTTCCTGACCGATGGCGCGATGGCCCCCGACCTGCGCATCTATGGCATGTATGGCAACGAATATTACGACCGGCGCGTCTCCGGCGGTGATTTCAGCAACCTCACCAACTATCACATCCAGCGCTTCCTTGCCGAATGTTCGGCGGCCAAGGCGCGCAACATCAACATCTGGACGGTGTCCATCGCCACCACAGCTCCGGCTCCGCTGGTGTCCTGCGCCACATCGAACAGTCAGGCGCTGGCCACCACCAGCGGCACCGGCCTCTCGGCGGCCTTCACCAACATCGCCAAGCAGGTCTCCAGCCTGCGGATCTCGCAATGA
- a CDS encoding alpha-amylase domain-containing protein, whose translation MIEPVPCLPQLIEARQRFAHGEQTDIFDDANTIAFIRHGTQEQPGCVVLLANGDEGNKVVELGPDHAGAAFRDFLGHCEEEMHADEEGRVNLRVNGGSVSVWVRADAL comes from the coding sequence GTGATCGAACCCGTGCCTTGCCTGCCCCAACTGATCGAGGCCCGGCAGCGCTTCGCCCATGGCGAGCAGACCGACATCTTCGACGATGCCAACACCATCGCCTTCATCCGCCACGGCACGCAGGAGCAGCCGGGCTGCGTGGTGCTGCTGGCCAATGGTGACGAGGGCAACAAGGTGGTCGAACTCGGCCCCGACCATGCCGGAGCCGCCTTCCGTGACTTTCTCGGCCATTGCGAGGAGGAGATGCATGCCGATGAGGAAGGTCGCGTCAACCTCAGGGTGAACGGCGGCAGCGTCAGCGTCTGGGTGCGGGCCGACGCGCTGTAA
- a CDS encoding TadE family protein: MSVARRISRLLRALARARKGAAAIEFAMTAPVALLMVMGLCDFAYQLYMQAILSGAVQKAGRDSTIQNATPATIDAQVLTLVQAANRNAAYVSGYPTRMSYAQYGYISPEPFTDSNGNGVRDPGECFTDVNGNSQWDANPGISGNGGAGDTVVYTSTMTYPRLFPTGGWMGWGKLVTISATTILKNQPYTAQTVPTPTTICT, from the coding sequence ATGAGCGTGGCGCGACGGATATCCCGCCTGCTGCGCGCTCTGGCGCGGGCGCGCAAGGGGGCGGCGGCGATCGAATTTGCCATGACCGCGCCGGTCGCGCTGCTGATGGTGATGGGGCTCTGCGATTTCGCCTATCAGCTCTACATGCAGGCGATCCTGAGCGGCGCGGTGCAGAAGGCCGGGCGCGATTCCACCATCCAGAACGCCACTCCGGCTACCATCGACGCGCAGGTCCTCACGCTCGTGCAGGCGGCCAATCGCAATGCCGCCTATGTCAGCGGCTATCCCACGCGGATGAGCTATGCCCAATATGGCTATATCTCGCCCGAGCCCTTCACCGACAGCAACGGCAATGGCGTGCGCGATCCGGGCGAATGCTTCACCGATGTGAACGGCAACAGCCAGTGGGATGCCAACCCCGGCATCAGCGGCAATGGCGGCGCGGGCGACACGGTGGTCTACACCTCGACCATGACCTATCCGCGCCTCTTCCCCACCGGGGGATGGATGGGCTGGGGCAAGCTGGTGACGATCTCGGCCACCACCATTCTCAAAAACCAGCCCTACACCGCCCAGACCGTGCCCACCCCCACCACGATCTGCACATGA
- a CDS encoding insulinase family protein: MAKPATGRAAAGAKAKEAAKPSQISGNWAFEKSDVPLDPAWRFGRLPNGMRYIIRPNTTPKGEVLVRMEVATGSLDESDAERGYAHYVEHMAFQGSTHVPSGEMIRLLERLGLAFGADTNAQTSFDHTTYQLDLPRNDASLIDTALMLMRETASELTFPAAETTRERGVVLAEKRDRNSWSYRALEDRLKFTVPGARFAQRLPIGTTEALDAATPDTLRAFWSRHYVPARTTVIVVGDVDPAAVESAIKAHFASWKSAHNPPEEKGGPIDLTNKGRTSIYLDPASPERIDITAQGPWPEEPDTQAQRDEDTLRSIGYGIIQRRLQHLAARTNPPYRGAGYGTSGLQKAGRSTTLMVETDIGGWHKGLIAAVSTLRRALDRGFTKAEVAEQVANLKTNAEHAAAAQDTRSSGALLGNAFALLRDDMVPSTPVATDARIQALIPRITPEAVLAALKTEAVPFEDPLIRFEGAKAPEGGAAALRAAWEEGVKAALPDDEQQAETPFAYKDFGPAGKIVSDHREPIRGIREIRFANGVRLNLKHTDLAKDQVMVSMSLDGGTMLATKADPLAVAMTSALGSGGLGKHSREDLRTILAGHSYGLGLTNGGDTFISAAGVLPVDLDLQMELMAALLTDPGYRPEGEVPFRQSVDTMFAQSISTPAAALVSQLGGILSDGDPRFTRQPITAYRAQNFTRLKAAMSDRLAHGAIEVGIVGDVNEDKAIASVARTLGALPAREPEFQPYADRRTRPFTANHALRVVRHEGAKDQSLVYLVWLTRDDNDPQEKQVLNMLERVVRIQLTETLRQKLGKAYSPGSSSDTSRTYKGFGLFTINASVDVKDLNATRAAIREALAALRDHGVSQDVFQRARAPLAEGFDNALKSNAGWMGLTMRAQSEPEHIERNLHAKERLMAVTPEQVQAAARRYLGDALAVETVVLPEGVDLPKP; this comes from the coding sequence GTGGCCAAACCTGCCACCGGCAGGGCAGCGGCGGGCGCGAAAGCGAAAGAGGCAGCCAAGCCCAGCCAGATATCTGGGAATTGGGCTTTTGAAAAAAGTGACGTGCCGCTCGACCCGGCATGGCGCTTCGGGCGCCTGCCCAATGGCATGCGCTACATCATCCGCCCCAACACCACCCCCAAGGGCGAGGTGCTGGTGCGGATGGAGGTCGCCACCGGATCGCTCGACGAAAGCGATGCCGAGCGCGGCTATGCCCATTATGTCGAGCATATGGCCTTTCAGGGCTCGACCCATGTGCCCTCGGGCGAAATGATCCGCCTGCTGGAGCGGCTGGGGCTGGCCTTCGGTGCCGACACCAACGCCCAGACCAGCTTCGATCACACCACCTATCAGCTCGATCTGCCGCGCAACGATGCCTCGCTGATCGACACCGCGCTGATGCTGATGCGCGAGACCGCCAGCGAACTGACCTTCCCCGCTGCCGAAACCACCCGTGAGCGCGGCGTGGTGCTGGCCGAAAAGCGCGACCGCAACAGCTGGTCCTACCGCGCGCTGGAAGACCGGCTGAAGTTCACCGTGCCGGGCGCCCGCTTTGCCCAGCGCCTGCCCATCGGCACAACCGAGGCGCTCGACGCCGCCACGCCCGACACGCTGCGCGCCTTCTGGTCGCGCCATTACGTGCCCGCGCGAACGACGGTGATCGTGGTGGGCGACGTCGATCCGGCAGCGGTGGAAAGCGCCATCAAGGCCCATTTCGCAAGCTGGAAATCCGCGCATAATCCGCCCGAGGAAAAGGGCGGACCGATCGATCTGACCAACAAGGGCCGCACCTCGATCTATCTCGATCCCGCCAGCCCGGAGCGGATCGACATCACCGCGCAGGGCCCATGGCCCGAGGAGCCCGACACACAGGCCCAGCGCGACGAGGATACGCTGCGCTCGATCGGCTATGGCATCATTCAGCGCCGGTTGCAGCATCTGGCGGCGCGGACCAATCCGCCCTATCGCGGCGCGGGCTATGGCACCTCGGGCCTGCAGAAGGCCGGGCGCAGCACCACGCTGATGGTCGAAACCGACATCGGCGGCTGGCACAAGGGGCTGATCGCGGCGGTCAGCACCTTGCGCCGCGCGCTCGATCGCGGCTTCACCAAGGCGGAGGTCGCCGAGCAGGTCGCCAATCTGAAAACCAATGCCGAACATGCCGCCGCCGCTCAGGATACGCGCAGCAGCGGCGCGCTGCTGGGCAATGCCTTCGCCCTGCTGCGCGACGATATGGTGCCCTCGACGCCGGTGGCGACGGATGCGCGCATTCAGGCCCTGATCCCGCGCATCACCCCCGAGGCGGTGCTGGCAGCCCTGAAAACCGAGGCCGTGCCCTTCGAGGACCCGCTGATCCGCTTCGAGGGTGCCAAGGCGCCCGAAGGCGGCGCGGCAGCCCTGCGCGCGGCATGGGAGGAAGGCGTGAAAGCCGCCCTGCCCGACGACGAGCAGCAGGCCGAAACACCCTTCGCCTACAAGGACTTCGGCCCGGCGGGCAAGATCGTCTCCGACCATCGCGAGCCGATACGCGGCATCCGCGAGATCCGTTTCGCCAATGGCGTGCGGCTCAATCTGAAGCACACCGATCTGGCCAAGGATCAGGTGATGGTCTCCATGTCGCTCGACGGCGGCACGATGCTGGCCACCAAGGCCGATCCGCTGGCGGTCGCGATGACCTCGGCGCTGGGCAGCGGCGGCCTGGGCAAGCACAGCCGCGAGGATCTGCGCACGATCCTGGCTGGGCACTCCTATGGGCTGGGGCTGACCAATGGCGGTGACACCTTCATCAGCGCGGCGGGCGTGCTGCCCGTCGACCTCGACCTGCAGATGGAGCTGATGGCCGCGCTGCTCACCGATCCGGGCTATCGGCCCGAGGGTGAGGTGCCCTTCCGCCAGTCGGTCGACACGATGTTCGCGCAGAGCATCTCCACGCCTGCCGCCGCGCTGGTCTCGCAGTTGGGCGGCATTCTTTCGGATGGCGATCCGCGCTTCACCCGCCAGCCGATCACCGCCTATCGCGCTCAGAATTTCACCAGACTCAAGGCCGCGATGAGCGACCGTCTGGCCCATGGCGCCATCGAGGTGGGCATCGTCGGCGATGTGAATGAGGACAAGGCCATCGCCTCGGTCGCGCGCACGCTGGGCGCCCTGCCCGCGCGTGAGCCCGAGTTCCAGCCCTATGCCGACCGCCGCACGCGGCCTTTCACCGCCAACCATGCCTTGCGCGTGGTGCGCCATGAAGGGGCGAAGGACCAGTCGCTGGTCTATCTCGTCTGGCTGACCCGCGACGACAATGACCCGCAGGAAAAGCAGGTGCTCAACATGCTGGAGCGTGTGGTGCGCATCCAGCTCACCGAAACCCTGCGCCAGAAGCTGGGCAAGGCCTATTCCCCCGGTTCCAGCAGCGACACCTCACGCACCTACAAGGGTTTTGGCCTCTTCACGATCAACGCCTCGGTCGATGTGAAGGATTTGAACGCCACCCGCGCCGCCATCCGCGAGGCGCTGGCGGCATTGCGCGATCATGGCGTCAGCCAGGATGTGTTCCAGCGCGCCCGCGCGCCGCTGGCCGAGGGCTTCGACAATGCGCTCAAGAGCAATGCGGGCTGGATGGGCCTGACCATGCGCGCCCAGAGCGAGCCCGAGCATATCGAGCGCAATCTGCACGCCAAGGAAAGGCTGATGGCCGTCACGCCCGAGCAGGTTCAGGCCGCCGCCCGGCGCTATCTGGGCGATGCCCTTGCGGTGGAAACGGTGGTCCTGCCTGAGGGAGTCGATCTGCCCAAGCCCTGA